The Desulfoscipio gibsoniae DSM 7213 genome contains a region encoding:
- a CDS encoding ABC transporter ATP-binding protein yields MKLEIKHASCGYGKQNVVEDISIKLESGEILCLLGPNGVGKTTLFKTILGFLKLRKGKILLDGENVHGWSRRRLAKALGYVPQAHTPPFPFKVIDVVVMGRTAYLGIAGAPSLADLDIAEEALDILNVSFLKDRIYTEISGGERQMVLIARALAQQPEILVMDEPTSNLDFGNQIRVLEQINRLSQKGLGVIMTSHFPDHAFLCSTKVALMQRNNVFTVGSVDEVITEKNLKAAYGINVKITHTCNNKGEPIKTCIPLLAG; encoded by the coding sequence TTGAAACTGGAGATTAAACATGCTTCATGCGGCTATGGTAAACAAAACGTTGTTGAGGATATATCCATCAAGCTGGAATCCGGGGAGATACTGTGTCTTCTGGGACCTAACGGGGTGGGAAAAACTACCTTATTTAAGACTATCCTGGGCTTTTTGAAACTGCGCAAGGGAAAGATTTTACTGGATGGTGAGAATGTGCATGGCTGGTCGCGCAGGCGCCTGGCCAAAGCGCTGGGGTATGTGCCTCAGGCTCATACCCCACCCTTTCCTTTTAAAGTAATTGATGTAGTGGTTATGGGCAGAACAGCTTACTTAGGCATAGCCGGGGCACCCTCTTTGGCCGATTTGGACATTGCTGAGGAAGCTTTAGATATCCTCAATGTTTCTTTCCTCAAAGACCGGATTTATACCGAAATCAGTGGTGGTGAGAGACAGATGGTGTTAATTGCCCGGGCGTTGGCCCAGCAACCGGAGATTCTTGTTATGGACGAGCCTACTTCCAATTTGGATTTTGGCAACCAAATCAGGGTGCTGGAGCAAATCAACCGTCTTTCCCAGAAGGGCTTGGGAGTAATTATGACCTCACATTTTCCGGATCATGCTTTTCTTTGTTCAACTAAGGTTGCCTTGATGCAAAGGAATAATGTTTTTACCGTAGGTAGTGTGGATGAAGTGATTACAGAGAAAAACTTAAAAGCAGCCTACGGTATCAACGTTAAAATAACCCATACGTGTAACAACAAAGGTGAGCCGATTAAAACCTGTATTCCTTTGCTTGCGGGATAA
- a CDS encoding radical SAM protein: MKCNICERGCTIPEGNTGACGLYKNNGENIIELFPNKYLTVCPISIETMPVLHFYPRGKFLQISTTGCNFNCRGCFSTVIAKEMAPTSKALRELSPQQVVDEAVKNECIGIAFLLNDPLASLPTFLKVATLAQKNGLLVGCSTNAYFTETSLAQITRYLDFINVGVKGLSLRAYQNCGGGTVQPVLRNIKRLYQSGIHVEVSCILQNNNMEEVLELAKKLANISPEIPLQLMRFIPLEGADPALEPSIRSAENLYQSLRKHLNYVYLFNSPGTDYLNTFCPNCGEVIFKRDFYGPMGAKLLFSESDSARNNICPQCGWKIPIKALPAEINYREGDFQGGYPFTRALEMVEAILITIGVTDIKQVVQVWESMLGQNELQKLHQSIQNIGSYLEVIRYFGKLVQMEEKAAELVAYIEEKISLINISLLAVKKKPRVYYAMGKPLFCLMGKRFENQLVEAAGGISVNKEIECSGRPGSRISVEKLNALNPDVIFISAFLSSSVEDFYAECCKAGINVGAVKNKRIYSHPAPGWDFGSPRWILGLLYMANMLHPEVYHFDVWAEAARFYKQFYGSDFSLAEINRSFSKPSNKWEWRND, from the coding sequence ATGAAATGTAATATCTGTGAAAGAGGCTGCACCATTCCGGAAGGAAATACCGGGGCCTGTGGACTTTATAAAAACAACGGGGAAAATATAATTGAGCTCTTTCCCAATAAATACTTAACTGTATGCCCCATTTCCATTGAAACAATGCCTGTTTTGCACTTCTACCCGAGGGGGAAATTCCTGCAAATCAGCACTACGGGCTGTAATTTTAATTGTAGAGGCTGTTTTTCCACAGTTATTGCTAAGGAAATGGCCCCTACCAGTAAAGCCTTACGAGAATTATCTCCCCAACAGGTGGTGGATGAAGCAGTAAAAAATGAGTGCATTGGCATAGCCTTTTTACTTAACGATCCACTGGCATCACTTCCTACCTTTTTAAAAGTAGCCACCTTGGCCCAAAAAAACGGCTTATTGGTAGGTTGTTCCACAAATGCCTATTTTACTGAAACATCACTGGCCCAAATAACTCGTTATTTAGATTTTATCAATGTAGGTGTTAAGGGCTTGTCCCTCCGGGCATATCAAAATTGTGGCGGTGGTACGGTTCAGCCGGTTTTGAGAAATATTAAAAGGCTTTATCAAAGTGGTATCCATGTGGAAGTTTCTTGTATTTTGCAAAATAATAATATGGAAGAAGTATTGGAACTGGCCAAGAAATTAGCCAACATATCGCCGGAAATACCTTTACAACTAATGCGCTTTATACCTCTGGAAGGGGCTGACCCGGCTTTGGAGCCCTCCATCCGGTCTGCCGAAAATCTATATCAAAGTTTAAGAAAACATCTCAATTATGTATATCTCTTTAATTCACCCGGGACGGACTATCTCAATACATTCTGCCCCAATTGCGGGGAGGTTATCTTTAAAAGAGACTTTTACGGCCCGATGGGAGCAAAATTACTATTTTCCGAGTCTGATTCAGCCCGCAACAATATTTGCCCGCAATGCGGTTGGAAAATCCCCATAAAAGCACTGCCTGCGGAAATAAATTACCGGGAAGGTGATTTTCAGGGAGGCTACCCCTTTACCAGAGCACTGGAAATGGTGGAAGCAATCTTAATCACCATAGGCGTCACTGATATAAAACAAGTGGTACAGGTTTGGGAAAGTATGCTTGGCCAAAATGAACTGCAAAAATTACATCAAAGCATTCAAAACATTGGTTCATACCTTGAGGTAATCAGATATTTTGGCAAGTTGGTCCAGATGGAAGAAAAGGCCGCAGAACTGGTTGCTTATATAGAAGAAAAAATTTCTTTAATTAATATATCGTTACTTGCTGTTAAGAAAAAGCCCCGTGTATATTATGCCATGGGAAAACCGCTTTTTTGCCTGATGGGGAAGCGTTTCGAAAATCAGTTGGTTGAAGCAGCCGGGGGGATCAGTGTAAATAAAGAAATAGAATGTTCCGGCAGGCCCGGCAGTCGAATTTCTGTTGAGAAATTAAATGCCCTTAATCCGGATGTTATATTTATATCGGCTTTCCTATCCTCTTCCGTTGAGGATTTTTATGCGGAATGCTGTAAAGCCGGGATAAATGTTGGTGCGGTGAAGAACAAACGCATATATTCCCACCCCGCTCCCGGCTGGGATTTTGGCAGCCCCCGGTGGATCCTGGGTTTACTGTATATGGCCAATATGCTTCATCCGGAGGTATATCATTTTGATGTATGGGCGGAGGCAGCCAGGTTTTATAAACAATTTTATGGGTCGGATTTTTCCCTGGCGGAGATCAACCGCTCTTTCAGTAAGCCCAGCAACAAGTGGGAATGGCGAAACGACTGA